A single region of the Lotus japonicus ecotype B-129 chromosome 4, LjGifu_v1.2 genome encodes:
- the LOC130713971 gene encoding 36.4 kDa proline-rich protein, producing MLSNSKAKALFFILKIFMLNALPPIVHACGPCYQPHPPPYHHGPSHHHHHKPPHHGGGGRPKVSPPPLPPLVIVPPIIITPPVLPPPVIYPPPTSPVFPPPRCPINALKLGLCLDVLGGLVHVGIGNPIENECCPVIQGLLDLDAAICLCTAIRAKLLNLNIFIPLALQVLITCGKTPPPGFVCPPL from the coding sequence ATGCTTTCAAACTCAAAAGCTAAAGCTTTGTTCTTCATCTTGAAGATTTTCATGTTGAATGCCCTACCACCAATAGTACATGCATGTGGTCCGTGCTATCAGCCACATCCACCACCGTACCACCACGGACcgagtcatcatcatcatcataagcCTCCGCATCATGGCGGTGGAGGAAGGCCAAAAGTGTCCCCTCCTCCTCTGCCACCGCTGGTCATCGTGCCGCCGATCATCATCACACCTCCGGTACTACCCCCTCCGGTTATCTACCCTCCACCAACTTCACCGGTGTTTCCTCCTCCCCGTTGCCCCATCAATGCACTGAAGCTAGGACTTTGTTTGGACGTGCTTGGAGGGCTTGTGCATGTTGGGATAGGGAACCCTATTGAGAATGAGTGTTGTCCTGTGATACAAGGGTTGCTTGATCTTGATGCTGCGATTTGTCTTTGCACCGCTATTAGGGCTAAGCTTCTCAACCTCAACATATTCATTCCTCTTGCACTTCAAGTCCTTATCACTTGTGGGAAGACTCCTCCTCCTGGTTTTGTTTGCCCACCTCTCTAA